A stretch of Chitinophagaceae bacterium DNA encodes these proteins:
- a CDS encoding TerC/Alx family metal homeostasis membrane protein, with the protein MENKTEFFLYVVFGFIIILSLVIDLGFIHKQSSSIKQKEATIQSLIWVLLSGCFGLFIYFWYDPNGDTDSLTSTIEYYSAYLTEYALSMDNIFIILLIVRYFKIKDIYLHKVLFWGILGAVFFRGIFIFVGAYVIHEFHYVLYLFALILMYSGVKLMKEDTGAEKEFDGERNFILRMCKKYLHFSESDGDGNFFIRKKNKIYFTTLFLAIILVETTDIVFAVDSIPAAFGISEDEFIIYTSNIFAVLGLRSMFFLLSNIIDKFHLLSKALAVILILVGTKMLIHDIVLIDRWHLESRFIAIVSFSVIISLLLISIVLSILFPKKAIVEK; encoded by the coding sequence ATGGAAAATAAAACAGAGTTTTTTTTGTATGTGGTTTTTGGATTTATTATTATTTTATCCCTCGTAATAGACCTGGGATTTATTCATAAACAATCAAGCAGTATAAAACAAAAAGAAGCAACTATACAATCATTAATTTGGGTACTTCTCAGTGGATGTTTTGGATTATTTATATATTTTTGGTATGATCCAAATGGTGATACCGATTCCCTCACTTCCACTATTGAATATTATTCTGCATACCTCACAGAATATGCTCTTTCTATGGATAATATATTTATTATTTTGCTTATCGTTAGATATTTTAAAATAAAAGATATATACCTCCATAAAGTTCTTTTTTGGGGAATATTAGGAGCAGTTTTTTTTAGAGGAATATTTATCTTTGTAGGAGCGTATGTAATCCATGAATTTCATTATGTTCTCTATCTATTTGCACTTATTTTAATGTATTCAGGAGTAAAATTAATGAAAGAAGATACTGGAGCAGAAAAAGAATTTGATGGAGAAAGAAACTTTATATTACGTATGTGTAAGAAGTACTTACATTTTAGCGAATCCGATGGGGATGGGAATTTTTTTATAAGAAAAAAAAATAAAATATATTTTACCACTCTCTTTTTAGCAATAATTTTAGTAGAAACTACGGATATAGTATTTGCTGTAGATTCTATCCCCGCAGCTTTTGGTATAAGTGAAGATGAATTTATTATTTATACCTCCAATATATTCGCTGTATTAGGGTTGAGGTCTATGTTCTTTCTTCTTTCTAATATAATAGATAAATTCCATCTCCTCTCAAAAGCACTTGCTGTAATACTTATACTGGTAGGTACAAAAATGCTAATACATGATATTGTATTAATAGATAGATGGCACTTAGAATCCCGATTTATAGCCATTGTTTCTTTTTCTGTCATAATATCTTTATTACTTATATCTATTGTGTTATCTATTCTCTTCCCGAAAAAAGCAATAGTAGAAAAGTAG
- the murQ gene encoding N-acetylmuramic acid 6-phosphate etherase — protein MNTETSSLYHFLENMSVENILFHINNEDKKVAIAVEKSLDSIGKLVKAILPQMKKGGRVFYIGAGTSGRLGILDASECPPTYGVSSDVFIGIIAGGDTAIRTSVEHAEDDQKQGWEDISFFQPKKEDTVIGIAASGKTPYVLGTIQQAKKHGLVTGCITCNENTPLAKACDFPIEALVGPEFVTGSTRMKSGTAQKLILNMISTSLMIQSGHVKGNKMIDMKPTNDKLRHRAVTIIMEELKIGNMEAAELLNIYKTVRQAIQNYKK, from the coding sequence ATGAACACAGAAACAAGTTCTTTGTACCATTTTTTGGAAAACATGTCTGTTGAGAATATTTTATTTCACATAAATAATGAGGACAAAAAAGTTGCTATTGCTGTAGAAAAATCATTAGATTCTATTGGAAAATTAGTAAAAGCGATCCTTCCACAGATGAAAAAAGGCGGGAGGGTTTTTTACATAGGAGCGGGAACAAGTGGCAGATTAGGGATTTTAGATGCTTCGGAATGCCCACCTACTTATGGGGTTTCATCGGATGTATTTATAGGTATTATAGCAGGAGGAGATACTGCTATCAGAACTTCCGTAGAACATGCTGAAGATGACCAAAAACAAGGATGGGAAGATATCAGCTTCTTTCAACCAAAAAAAGAGGATACGGTCATCGGTATAGCCGCTTCGGGGAAAACTCCTTACGTATTAGGGACTATTCAGCAAGCAAAAAAACACGGTCTCGTTACGGGATGTATCACATGCAACGAAAATACCCCATTAGCAAAGGCATGCGATTTTCCTATAGAGGCATTAGTAGGTCCTGAATTTGTTACGGGAAGTACTCGTATGAAATCCGGAACAGCTCAAAAACTTATCCTCAATATGATAAGCACTTCTTTGATGATACAATCAGGACACGTGAAAGGAAATAAAATGATAGATATGAAACCTACCAATGATAAACTGCGTCATCGGGCTGTAACCATAATAATGGAAGAACTAAAAATAGGAAATATGGAAGCGGCTGAGCTCTTAAATATTTATAAGACAGTAAGACAAGCCATTCAAAATTATAAAAAATAG
- a CDS encoding DNA-3-methyladenine glycosylase I, translated as MLKKRCKWCEGYFEEYVRYHDEEWGVPVHDDRKHFEFLILEAAQAGLSWSTILKKRKGYKNAFENFDPQKVALFTEEKVLELLQNTEIIRNRLKIQSSISNAREFLNIQEKFGSFDAYFWSFVNGKTIHNQWKDHSQCPSTSSVSDTISKDLKKRGFKFVGSTVIYAHLQAAGLINDHLIDCFRYEEIKQFSNV; from the coding sequence ATGCTCAAAAAAAGATGTAAATGGTGTGAGGGATACTTTGAAGAATACGTCCGCTACCACGATGAAGAATGGGGGGTTCCTGTACATGATGATAGAAAACATTTTGAGTTTCTTATTTTAGAAGCCGCTCAAGCAGGACTCAGCTGGAGCACCATTCTGAAAAAAAGAAAAGGATATAAAAATGCTTTTGAAAACTTTGACCCTCAAAAAGTAGCCCTCTTCACAGAAGAAAAAGTTTTGGAACTGCTACAAAACACCGAAATCATCAGAAATAGATTGAAAATACAGTCATCTATAAGCAATGCAAGAGAATTTCTAAACATTCAAGAGAAATTTGGAAGCTTCGATGCCTATTTTTGGAGCTTTGTAAACGGAAAAACTATCCATAACCAATGGAAAGACCACAGCCAATGCCCATCTACCTCTTCGGTCTCAGATACCATCAGTAAAGACCTCAAAAAAAGAGGATTCAAATTTGTAGGAAGCACCGTAATATACGCACACTTACAAGCAGCCGGATTGATAAACGACCACTTAATAGACTGCTTCCGCTATGAAGAAATAAAACAATTCAGTAACGTATAA
- a CDS encoding prolyl oligopeptidase family serine peptidase, whose protein sequence is MKTYLFASLLGILFVGHNLVFAQKRMLEHEDVAKWNTIKEEQISPDGKWVYYVFGCDDGDNTLILRDIATKKEKKILFIASPTFTYNSQYLIALKKFPLDSVRAYKRRKKKIEDIPKDSLIVYELETEKMFTIGNIRQYKVPHKDGEWLAALLEKDAKQTEDTAQSSKKNKKKQSNKNGYSLKIIRLRDKKELSLPFVKEYTFSENGSRLLFQTTGDNKDFFNGVYTLDKTTMNPQSLVRNYWHFKNLSLSKNGEKATFLVEKDTHSRSQIHIHDVFFWKKNRDSASVLISSNDPALPYKHNISDNYTPFFSDNEEKLFFGIAPEPFRTDTSLLPEETPNVDIWHYGEGMLYSQQKVNAEKEKKKTYLAEYDLNKKTIFVMGEKDIPEIILSTIGEQQYALGISSDAYEHSAMYEGYPTYKDIYVLERETKTKKMIASKIKTSPSVSPYGRYAYWFSHTDTAWFSYSFSKQKTFQLTNGKLFADEENDMPDYPAEYGIAGWGEKDTFVYIYDRYDIWKINPVNPQEKIRITSGRNNKTSHRYIQINTEEHFIYSQKPMYLKTVQETSKRHGIAIVKTDGTNFQQMIEEDKVIRFKKKSLSADKWIYTKENFQEYPDLLITDNSFSKSEKITEINPQKKDFFWGTEEIVSWTSLDGIQLQGLLYKPENFDVKKKYPIIVYFYERESDKFHTHYTPTFGRSSINVTFYTSRGYIVFIPDISYKIGYPGESAYNAILPGIMALLEKGFVDKENIGVQGHSWGGYQVAYLVTRTNIFKAAEAGAPVVNMFSAYGGIRWETGLNRAFQYEHTQSRIGGSVWQFPLRFLENSPLFWLEKIQTPLLILHNDADGHVPWYQGIELFIGLRRLQKPAWLLNYNNQPHWPITYPNRRDWQTRMQQYFDYYLKNQAPPDWIIRGTPAVEKNTIPKK, encoded by the coding sequence ATGAAAACATATCTATTCGCTTCCCTGTTAGGGATACTATTCGTGGGGCATAACCTTGTCTTTGCTCAAAAAAGAATGTTAGAGCATGAGGACGTTGCAAAATGGAATACCATAAAAGAAGAACAAATATCCCCTGATGGCAAATGGGTGTACTATGTATTTGGGTGTGATGATGGAGATAATACCTTGATTCTACGAGATATTGCTACCAAAAAAGAAAAAAAAATCTTGTTTATCGCAAGCCCTACCTTTACTTACAATTCGCAATATCTCATTGCTCTCAAAAAATTCCCTTTAGATTCTGTAAGAGCATACAAAAGAAGAAAGAAAAAAATAGAAGATATACCAAAAGATTCCTTGATTGTATACGAATTAGAGACAGAAAAAATGTTTACAATAGGAAATATAAGACAATATAAAGTTCCTCATAAAGACGGAGAGTGGCTCGCCGCCCTCTTAGAAAAAGATGCAAAACAAACCGAAGATACTGCCCAATCATCAAAAAAAAATAAAAAAAAGCAGAGTAACAAAAACGGATATTCTTTAAAAATAATTCGTCTTAGAGACAAAAAAGAACTTTCTCTGCCCTTTGTAAAAGAATATACATTCAGCGAGAATGGTAGTAGATTACTTTTTCAAACAACGGGAGATAATAAAGATTTTTTTAATGGAGTATATACTCTTGATAAGACAACCATGAATCCACAATCATTGGTGAGAAATTATTGGCATTTCAAAAATCTTTCACTTTCTAAAAACGGCGAAAAAGCTACCTTTCTTGTAGAAAAAGATACTCATTCTCGATCACAGATTCATATTCACGATGTCTTTTTTTGGAAAAAAAACAGGGACAGTGCTTCAGTTCTCATCTCCTCAAACGACCCTGCTCTTCCTTATAAACACAACATTTCAGATAACTATACTCCATTTTTTTCTGATAATGAAGAAAAACTCTTTTTTGGGATAGCTCCCGAACCCTTTCGGACAGATACATCTCTTTTACCCGAAGAAACTCCCAATGTAGATATATGGCATTATGGAGAGGGTATGCTCTATTCCCAACAAAAAGTGAATGCGGAAAAAGAAAAAAAAAAAACGTATTTAGCAGAATACGACCTCAACAAAAAAACTATTTTTGTGATGGGAGAAAAAGATATTCCTGAAATTATTCTTTCCACCATCGGCGAACAACAATATGCTTTAGGAATATCTTCTGATGCTTATGAGCATTCCGCTATGTATGAAGGATATCCTACCTATAAAGATATCTATGTACTAGAACGGGAAACAAAAACAAAAAAAATGATTGCTTCTAAGATAAAAACAAGCCCTTCTGTTTCGCCTTATGGAAGATACGCCTACTGGTTTAGCCATACAGACACGGCTTGGTTTTCTTATAGTTTTAGCAAACAAAAAACCTTTCAACTGACCAATGGGAAGTTATTCGCAGATGAAGAGAATGATATGCCTGATTATCCGGCTGAATATGGAATTGCGGGATGGGGTGAAAAAGATACCTTTGTCTATATATATGATAGATATGACATTTGGAAAATAAACCCTGTAAATCCACAAGAAAAAATACGTATTACATCCGGAAGGAACAATAAAACATCGCATAGATATATACAAATAAATACGGAAGAACATTTTATATATTCCCAAAAACCAATGTATTTGAAAACGGTTCAAGAAACATCTAAAAGGCATGGGATAGCGATAGTAAAGACAGATGGAACGAATTTTCAACAAATGATAGAGGAAGATAAAGTAATCCGTTTCAAAAAAAAATCTCTCTCTGCGGATAAATGGATTTACACAAAAGAAAATTTTCAAGAATATCCCGACCTTTTGATAACCGATAATAGCTTTTCAAAGAGTGAGAAAATAACAGAAATAAATCCTCAAAAGAAAGATTTTTTTTGGGGAACAGAAGAGATAGTATCTTGGACTTCTTTAGATGGCATACAGTTACAAGGACTTTTATATAAACCCGAGAACTTTGACGTTAAAAAAAAATATCCTATTATAGTTTATTTTTATGAAAGAGAATCAGACAAATTCCACACTCACTATACTCCTACTTTTGGAAGATCTTCCATTAATGTAACTTTTTATACATCAAGAGGGTATATAGTTTTTATTCCTGATATATCCTATAAAATAGGATATCCAGGAGAAAGTGCCTACAATGCTATTTTACCCGGTATAATGGCGTTATTAGAAAAAGGTTTTGTAGATAAAGAAAATATTGGAGTTCAGGGGCATAGTTGGGGTGGGTATCAGGTAGCATATTTGGTTACAAGAACAAATATATTTAAGGCAGCAGAAGCTGGTGCCCCTGTGGTAAATATGTTTAGTGCTTATGGCGGTATCCGTTGGGAAACGGGATTGAACAGGGCATTTCAATATGAGCATACACAAAGTAGAATAGGAGGTAGCGTATGGCAATTCCCCCTCAGGTTTTTAGAAAATTCTCCTCTCTTTTGGTTAGAAAAAATCCAAACTCCTCTTCTAATTCTTCATAATGATGCTGATGGACACGTACCTTGGTACCAAGGAATAGAACTTTTTATAGGATTAAGAAGACTACAAAAACCTGCATGGCTTCTGAACTATAATAATCAACCACATTGGCCCATCACTTATCCTAATAGGAGAGATTGGCAAACTCGTATGCAACAATACTTTGATTACTACCTCAAAAATCAAGCGCCACCCGATTGGATAATACGCGGAACTCCTGCGGTAGAAAAAAATACTATTCCTAAAAAATAA
- a CDS encoding 2-oxoglutarate dehydrogenase E1 component: protein MNNYSYISNADPVVIEQMYQEFKKNPGSVDISWQKFFQGYEFCLVSGEREKNTNSLEGIESISEKEIQVRNLIYAYRSRGHLRSKTNPIRERRDRKPALDISYFGLSDADMDTEFRVGAEIGIGKASLRKIIENLSYIYERSIGFEYMHIRTPEIQKWFINKIEQGLPSFTLSLEEKTRIVKKLNQAVAFENFLHTKYVGQKRFSLEGGETTIPALDALIYKLSQLGVKEIMIGMAHRGRLNVLTNIMSKTYEQIFNEFEGTIPDQTMGDGDVKYHMGYSSQIMTDNGYVDIKLAPNPSHLEAVDPIVLGFIRAKADKVYHNDYTKCIPILIHGDAALAGQGIIYEIIQMSKLEGYTTGGTIHFVINNQVGFTTDFDDARSSIYCTDIAKTIDAPILHVNGDDPEAVVFCSYLASEFRQTFQQDVFIDMVCYRKHGHNESDEPKFTQPTLYTLISKHPNPREIYKKYLIEKGVLETDIVTKMEEEFKNLLQDRLNMVKEHTLPYKYSEMEQEWKNMRRSTPQDFESSPQTNISLETIQKVGKALTTIPNNFVPIKQIEKVLRDRNTMFFEEKKLNWASAELLAYGSLLLENKTVRITGQDVQRGTFSHRHAVIRDQEKNNSYNMLNFIEKGQEEFKIFNSPLSEFGVLGFEFGYAMANPNALVIWEAQFGDFANGAQVIIDQFIIPSYTKWQRMNGIVLLLPHGYEGQGPEHSSGRLERFLQMSSGNNIFVCNITTPANFFHFLRRQLVYPFRMPSVVMSPKSLFRNPLATSPISHFTDGKFQEILCEDNPNPKNVKKILFCTGKIYYDLLEEKEKEKKEDIVIIRIEQLHPFPKNQILNKINIYNKAKLYWVQEEPENMGAYFYIMRLLKEQTIQAISRKSAASPATGYYKLHNKEQLEIIKQSIS, encoded by the coding sequence ATGAATAATTATTCATATATTTCAAATGCTGATCCTGTTGTTATAGAACAGATGTATCAAGAGTTTAAAAAAAATCCAGGTTCTGTGGATATTTCTTGGCAAAAGTTTTTTCAGGGCTACGAATTTTGTCTTGTTTCGGGGGAGAGAGAGAAAAACACTAATAGTTTAGAGGGAATTGAAAGTATTTCTGAGAAAGAAATACAAGTAAGGAATTTAATATATGCCTACAGGTCAAGAGGGCATCTTCGTTCTAAAACAAATCCTATCAGAGAAAGAAGAGATAGAAAACCTGCCTTAGACATCTCTTATTTTGGGCTATCGGATGCGGATATGGATACAGAATTTAGAGTAGGGGCAGAGATAGGCATAGGAAAAGCATCCTTGAGAAAAATAATAGAAAACCTCTCCTATATCTACGAAAGATCTATAGGTTTTGAATATATGCACATAAGAACTCCTGAAATACAAAAATGGTTTATTAATAAAATAGAACAAGGATTGCCAAGTTTTACACTTTCCTTAGAAGAAAAAACAAGAATTGTAAAAAAACTCAACCAAGCAGTTGCTTTTGAAAATTTTTTACACACAAAATATGTAGGACAAAAAAGATTTTCCTTAGAAGGAGGAGAAACAACCATTCCCGCTTTAGATGCTCTTATTTATAAACTATCACAACTGGGGGTAAAAGAAATAATGATTGGCATGGCACACCGTGGGCGTTTAAATGTTTTAACCAATATTATGAGTAAAACATACGAGCAAATCTTTAATGAGTTTGAGGGAACAATTCCCGATCAAACCATGGGTGATGGGGATGTAAAATACCACATGGGCTACTCAAGCCAGATAATGACAGATAATGGTTATGTAGATATAAAGCTTGCCCCTAATCCCTCTCATTTAGAAGCTGTTGACCCTATAGTTCTCGGATTTATTCGTGCAAAAGCAGATAAAGTGTACCATAATGATTATACAAAATGCATTCCTATACTTATACACGGAGACGCTGCACTAGCAGGGCAAGGGATTATTTATGAAATTATTCAAATGTCAAAATTAGAAGGGTACACAACCGGAGGAACTATTCATTTTGTTATTAATAATCAGGTAGGGTTTACTACTGATTTTGATGATGCAAGGTCAAGTATTTACTGCACCGATATAGCAAAGACAATAGATGCTCCCATACTTCATGTAAACGGAGATGATCCCGAGGCAGTGGTATTTTGTTCTTATTTAGCATCAGAGTTCAGACAAACTTTCCAACAGGATGTCTTTATAGATATGGTTTGTTATCGGAAGCACGGGCATAATGAGAGTGACGAGCCGAAGTTTACACAACCAACGCTCTATACTCTCATTTCCAAACACCCAAATCCACGAGAAATATATAAAAAATATTTGATAGAAAAAGGAGTTTTAGAAACAGATATAGTAACTAAAATGGAAGAAGAATTTAAAAACCTTCTTCAAGATCGACTTAATATGGTAAAAGAACATACTCTTCCTTACAAATATTCAGAAATGGAACAAGAATGGAAAAATATGAGACGTTCTACCCCACAAGATTTTGAATCTTCTCCTCAAACTAACATCTCATTAGAAACTATACAAAAAGTAGGAAAAGCTTTGACTACTATTCCCAATAATTTTGTTCCAATAAAACAAATAGAGAAAGTCCTTCGGGATAGAAATACAATGTTTTTTGAGGAAAAAAAACTAAACTGGGCATCAGCAGAATTATTAGCGTATGGTTCTCTTTTATTAGAAAATAAAACAGTCCGAATAACGGGACAAGACGTTCAGAGAGGTACTTTTTCTCACAGACACGCAGTAATAAGAGACCAGGAGAAAAATAATAGTTATAATATGCTCAATTTTATCGAAAAGGGACAGGAAGAGTTTAAAATTTTTAATTCTCCCCTTTCAGAATTTGGAGTATTGGGGTTTGAATTTGGGTACGCTATGGCAAATCCTAACGCATTAGTAATATGGGAAGCACAATTTGGTGATTTTGCTAACGGGGCACAGGTAATAATAGACCAATTTATAATCCCCTCTTACACAAAATGGCAGAGAATGAACGGAATAGTATTATTATTACCCCATGGATATGAAGGGCAAGGACCAGAACACTCCAGCGGAAGGTTAGAAAGATTCTTACAAATGTCTTCAGGAAATAATATATTTGTTTGTAATATAACTACCCCTGCTAATTTTTTTCATTTTTTACGAAGACAGTTAGTATATCCTTTCCGAATGCCCTCTGTAGTTATGTCTCCCAAATCACTTTTCCGAAATCCGCTTGCGACCTCTCCCATTTCTCATTTTACCGATGGAAAATTTCAAGAAATACTATGTGAGGACAATCCAAACCCTAAAAATGTAAAAAAAATACTTTTTTGCACAGGAAAAATATATTACGACCTTTTAGAAGAAAAAGAAAAAGAAAAAAAAGAAGATATTGTTATCATAAGAATAGAACAACTCCACCCATTTCCTAAAAACCAAATCTTGAACAAAATAAATATCTACAATAAAGCAAAGTTATACTGGGTACAAGAAGAACCTGAAAACATGGGAGCATATTTTTACATCATGAGATTACTGAAAGAACAAACAATACAAGCTATAAGTAGAAAATCAGCAGCTTCCCCAGCAACTGGTTATTATAAATTACATAACAAAGAGCAGTTAGAAATAATAAAACAATCAATTTCATAA
- a CDS encoding EVE domain-containing protein codes for MKYWLIKTEPETFSWDTFVNMKGDMWDGVRNYQARNNLKAMKVGDLAFFYHSGNEKSIVGIAKVVKEFYPDPTNLNPKEDWVVVDFIPQRKLLRPISLEEIKKNTHLSQMPLTKVPRLSVQPVTQEEFQIIENLEKQS; via the coding sequence ATGAAATACTGGCTTATCAAAACAGAACCCGAAACCTTTTCGTGGGATACATTTGTGAATATGAAAGGAGATATGTGGGATGGGGTAAGAAACTATCAGGCAAGAAATAACTTAAAAGCAATGAAAGTCGGGGATTTGGCTTTTTTTTATCACAGCGGAAACGAGAAATCTATTGTAGGAATAGCCAAAGTGGTCAAAGAATTTTACCCTGACCCTACCAATCTAAACCCAAAAGAAGACTGGGTGGTAGTAGATTTTATCCCTCAAAGAAAACTTTTACGACCTATATCTTTAGAAGAAATTAAAAAAAACACTCATCTCTCTCAGATGCCCCTCACAAAAGTTCCTCGTCTTTCTGTACAACCAGTTACCCAAGAAGAATTTCAAATAATAGAAAATTTGGAAAAACAAAGTTGA
- the gldC gene encoding gliding motility protein GldC: MKQSEIKLKILLDEKKVPQRIFWEADDKDNNALEETPAMSLALWDDTHKNTLQINLWTDKMPADDLKRFYATCIKGMAQSILTATGDETISQEMENFSEKILLLIDHQK, encoded by the coding sequence ATGAAACAATCGGAAATCAAATTAAAGATACTACTAGACGAGAAAAAAGTTCCGCAGAGGATATTTTGGGAGGCAGATGATAAAGATAATAATGCTTTGGAAGAAACACCCGCAATGTCTCTTGCATTATGGGATGATACCCACAAAAACACTCTCCAAATAAATCTATGGACAGACAAAATGCCTGCTGATGATTTAAAAAGATTCTATGCCACCTGCATAAAAGGTATGGCACAAAGCATTCTTACTGCAACAGGAGATGAAACTATATCTCAAGAGATGGAAAACTTCTCAGAAAAAATACTATTATTAATAGATCATCAAAAATAA
- the serA gene encoding phosphoglycerate dehydrogenase codes for MDKKFVIDFDSTFTRVEGLDLLCEISLKENPERNTIVDKIQEITQKGMNGDIDFKSSLQQRIALLKAGKKDITELIHMLKKQVTKSIARNKSFFECYTESIYIISNGFKEFIIPVVKDYYIKPSHVFANEFIFDANEQIIGFNTNNILSQNGGKPLQIKELGLKGDIYVIGDGYNDYEMKASGFATKFFAFTENVSREKVLEKADYITPSFDDFLYINKMNTITSYPKNRIKVLLLENIHPKAAEIFKNEGYTVETYPAGLEENELKEKIKDISILCIRSKTQVTKEVLENASRLISIGAFCIGTNQIDGEYAMKKGVLVFNAPFSNTRSVVELAIGEIIMLMRNIPDKILQMHQGKWNKSAGNSFEVRGKILGIIGYGNIGSQLSVLAEAIGMKVCFFDTEEKLAIGNALRCNSLDTLLSLADVITIHVDGRKSNKNIIGKKEFEKMKNGVIFLNLSRGHVVDIDSLRENILHKKIAGAAIDVFPYEPISNEEEFINELRGLPNTILTPHIGGSTLEAQENIGSFVPNRIMDYINTGSTSGAVNFPTVSLPHFENAHRFLHIHSNIPGIMAKINNIFSKHAINIVGQYLKTNAEIGYVITDINKDYNPDILKELKSIQGTIRFRCLY; via the coding sequence ATGGATAAAAAATTTGTCATAGATTTCGATAGCACATTTACACGGGTAGAAGGATTGGACTTACTCTGTGAAATATCTTTGAAAGAGAACCCCGAAAGAAATACCATAGTAGATAAAATACAAGAAATCACTCAGAAGGGGATGAACGGAGACATTGACTTTAAGAGCTCTTTACAGCAGAGAATAGCCCTTTTAAAAGCAGGAAAAAAAGATATTACAGAACTCATACATATGTTGAAAAAACAAGTTACGAAATCTATAGCCCGTAATAAAAGTTTTTTTGAATGCTATACAGAGAGCATCTATATTATTTCTAATGGGTTTAAAGAGTTTATAATCCCTGTGGTAAAGGATTATTATATCAAGCCAAGTCATGTATTTGCGAATGAATTTATATTTGATGCAAATGAGCAAATAATAGGGTTTAATACCAATAATATTCTTTCACAAAATGGGGGGAAGCCATTACAAATAAAAGAATTAGGACTGAAAGGGGATATATATGTAATAGGTGATGGGTACAATGATTATGAAATGAAAGCATCGGGCTTTGCTACTAAATTTTTTGCATTCACAGAGAACGTTTCCCGAGAGAAAGTATTAGAAAAAGCAGATTATATAACCCCATCTTTTGATGATTTTTTATACATAAATAAAATGAATACCATTACATCGTATCCAAAAAATAGAATAAAAGTACTCTTGTTAGAGAATATTCATCCCAAGGCGGCAGAAATTTTTAAGAATGAAGGGTATACCGTTGAGACGTATCCTGCGGGCTTAGAAGAAAACGAATTAAAAGAGAAAATAAAAGATATATCCATTCTCTGTATCCGTTCCAAAACACAAGTAACGAAAGAAGTGTTAGAAAACGCTTCTCGTCTTATATCTATTGGGGCTTTTTGCATAGGAACGAATCAAATAGATGGAGAATATGCAATGAAAAAAGGAGTTCTCGTCTTTAATGCCCCATTTAGTAATACACGCTCTGTGGTAGAGCTGGCAATAGGCGAAATTATTATGCTGATGAGAAACATACCTGATAAAATACTCCAAATGCACCAAGGGAAATGGAATAAATCCGCAGGAAATAGCTTTGAAGTACGAGGAAAAATACTTGGAATAATTGGCTATGGAAATATTGGATCACAATTATCTGTTCTCGCAGAAGCAATAGGAATGAAGGTCTGCTTCTTTGATACAGAAGAAAAATTAGCAATAGGAAATGCCCTCAGATGCAACTCTCTGGATACTCTCCTCTCTCTCGCCGATGTCATTACCATTCACGTAGATGGAAGAAAATCAAATAAAAACATTATTGGTAAGAAAGAATTTGAAAAAATGAAAAACGGGGTCATATTTTTAAATCTCAGCAGAGGACACGTAGTAGATATAGATTCTTTGCGAGAAAACATTCTTCATAAAAAAATAGCAGGAGCGGCAATAGATGTTTTCCCTTATGAACCCATCAGCAATGAAGAAGAATTTATAAATGAACTGCGAGGGCTTCCTAATACAATACTTACTCCCCATATAGGGGGTAGCACTTTGGAAGCACAAGAAAATATCGGCTCTTTCGTCCCTAACAGAATCATGGATTACATAAACACAGGGTCTACGAGCGGGGCGGTCAATTTCCCAACGGTTTCCCTCCCACATTTTGAAAACGCCCATAGATTCTTACATATCCATTCGAATATTCCCGGTATTATGGCAAAAATCAACAATATATTCAGCAAACATGCTATAAATATAGTAGGACAATACCTGAAAACAAACGCAGAAATAGGATATGTCATCACGGACATTAACAAAGATTACAACCCTGATATACTCAAAGAATTGAAAAGCATTCAAGGAACTATTCGTTTTCGATGCTTGTACTAA